A region from the Vicia villosa cultivar HV-30 ecotype Madison, WI linkage group LG3, Vvil1.0, whole genome shotgun sequence genome encodes:
- the LOC131659301 gene encoding uncharacterized protein LOC131659301, which translates to MAEDRNQRPLKEFAQPSNEEPSSSIVNPAIITNNFVLKPLLLQLVQQNQFAGLATENTNQHLKVFIQLAHTLKENGATPEAIRLRLFPFSLRGKTHDWLDALPSNSITTWEDLRRAFLARYFPPSKTVVLRNLITSFAQNQGESLFDAWERYKELLRACPHHGLEQWLIIHTFYNGLYYNTKMSIDAAAGGALMNKPYPDACAVIEDMAQNHTQWGIERATVEKKESHGGKHEISCMDMMNAKMDALALKVKNMSQNPTTVAAMQSERELYGTQGHQTIDCNLLNDSDSDQVNYTQGYPFSNTYNPGWRNHPNFSYKNNNPIQNSGSLRPQGFQTKKQKQPMQVVPQRPNLKETIDTFIQSQTQQNKEYMNQHIHTNELVTQLATKFDQMMTHTKMLETHISQVA; encoded by the coding sequence ATGGCTGAAGATCGTAACCAAAGACCGCTTAAAGAGTTTGCTCAACCATCTAATGAGGAGCCCAGTTCTAGTATCGTAAACCCCGCTATAATAACCAACAATTTCGTACTTAAGCCCTTATTACTTCAACTAGTTCAACAAAACCAATTCGCTGGTCTCGCTACAGAGAACACGAATCAACATCTAAAAGTGTTTATCCAGTTAGCTCATACCCTTAAGGAAAATGGAGCCACACCTGAAGCCATCCGCTTAAGATTGTTTCCCTTCTCCCTTAGAGGTAAAACCCATGACTGGTTAGACGCCCTTCCATCCAACTCAATAACAACTTGGGAAGACCTTAGGAGAGCCTTTCTTGCCAGATATTTCCCACCTAGTAAGACCGTTGTCCTTAGGAACCTGATCACTAGTTTCGCTCAAAACCAAGGCGAATCACTCTTTGATGCCTGGGAAAGATATAAAGAACTTTTGAGAGCCTGTCCGCACCATGGCCTAGAGCAATGGTTGATCATACACACCTTCTATAATGGACTCTATTACAACACGAAAATGTCTATTGACGCTGCCGCTGGAGGAGCGTTAATGAACAAACCTTATCCCGACGCTTGTGCCGTGATAGAGGACATGGCCCAAAACCACACCCAGTGGGGGATAGAACGAGCAACGGTAGAGAAAAAGGAGAGCCATGGAGGAAAGCATGAGATAAGTTGCATGGACATGATGAATGCTAAGATGGACGCTCTGGCCTTGAAAGTTAAAAACATGTCTCAAAACCCTACCACAGTGGCAGCAATGCAATCGGAACGCGAGCTCTATGGTACTCAAGGACATCAAACCATTGACTGTAACCTCTTGAACGATTCTGACTCAGACCAAGTTAACTATACCCAAGGATATCCTTTCTCGAACACATACAATCCTGGATGGAGGAATCACCCGAATTTCTCTTACAAGAACAACAATCCCATCCAAAATTCCGGATCTTTGAGACCCCAAGGAttccaaacaaaaaaacaaaaacaacctatGCAAGTTGTGCCACAAAGACCGAACCTTAAAGAAACCATAGACACCTTTATCCAGAGTCAAACTCAGCAAAATAAGGAGTATATGAACCAACACATTCACACAAACGAGTTAGTTACTCAACTGGCAACTAAGTTTGACCAGATGATGACCCACACCAAGATGCTTGAAACCCATATTTCACAAGTAGCTTAA